A window of the Lactuca sativa cultivar Salinas chromosome 5, Lsat_Salinas_v11, whole genome shotgun sequence genome harbors these coding sequences:
- the LOC111905408 gene encoding LOW QUALITY PROTEIN: bZIP transcription factor 29 (The sequence of the model RefSeq protein was modified relative to this genomic sequence to represent the inferred CDS: deleted 1 base in 1 codon; substituted 1 base at 1 genomic stop codon), which yields MIPDLLVLPPTTDLHNHPLVTNRSVFMQGKASSMVAVALGPKPGWETLASEGEVVDDLFSAYMNLENRDTLNSSGTDDKQGTENRVDLDSRASGTKTNGGDSSDNEATSSVNDKGIKRSAGGDIAPTTRHYRSVSMDSFMGRMNFADESPKLPPSPVGHIGQLSPTNSIDSNSNTNTFSLEFGNGEFTGAELKKIMANEKLAEIALSDPKRAKRILANRQSAARSKERKMCYITELEHKVQTLQTXAT from the exons ATGATTCCCGATTTATTAGTGCTTCCACCAACTACTGATTTGCACAATCATCCTTTGGTCACAAACAGAAGTGTATTTATGCAA ggTAAGGCAAGTTCCATGGTGGCAGTTGCCCTTGGGCCTAAACCAGGGTGGGAAACATT AGCCTCCGAAGGGGAAGTTGTTGACGATTTGTTTTCTGCTTATATGAATCTTGAAAATCGTGACACATTAAACTCTTCTGGAACTGACGATAAACAAGGAACTGAGAATCGTGTA GATTTAGATAGTCGAGCTAGTGGAACAAAAACAAATGGAGGTGATAGCAGTGATAATGAAGCTACAAGTAGTGTTAATGATAAAGGGATTAAACGGAGTGCAGGTGGAGACATTGCTCCAACAACAAGGCATTATAGAAGTGTGTCAATGGATAGTTTTATGGGGAGGATGAACTTTGCTGATGAATCACCTAAGCTTCCTCCTTCTCCTGTAGGGCATATTGGTCAATTATCCCCAACTAATTCAATCGACTCAAATTCAAATACAAATACGTTTAGTTTGGAGTTTGGAAATGGTGAGTTTACAGGGGCTGAGCTCAAGAAAATCATGGCTAATGAGAAACTTGCAGAGATTGCTTTATCTGATCCCAAACGAGCCAAAAG GATTTTGGCAAATCGACAATCTGCTGCAAGATCAAAAGAGAGGAAAATGTGTTACATTACAGAATTGGAGCACAAGGTTCAAACTTTACAGACTTAAGCAACCTAA